A region of the Candidatus Binataceae bacterium genome:
AACTACGCGACTGAAAAGGATCGCCGCCACCTGAATGGCGAGGGTGGTTAAGTCTGTCGGCCATCTTCCGTCTGTTTCGCGCCGATTTCAAACTCGCTGCGCCTCTCGCGGGCCAGCCCAAGTGACCAACAATGCGACAGCGCGTGGTTGAAATCGGGATGACCTGCGTCGCTGCGTGTCGCTAGAGCTGCTTCGCGGGAGGGCATCATTCTTGCGGTGCGCTACCGGGTACGGGCGAGTCTTTCCGCCGCGTAACTCGAGTTGCCGGAGCGGTGATCGGAATGACCGAATCCCAGAGTGTCGGATGCGCTTTCGCCGATGACGGCCGCGTGGACGAGCAGCTTGCCGCGGAGATCTGTCTCCTGCGCGCCGAGCGGGTGCGTCTGAGCGCGGAGCTTGAGCAGGCGCAGGGCTTCCAGCGCATTTTCGACGCCTGCACCACCGCGATCAGCGTCCACATCTTCCCCGAGCTGACCTATCGAGAAGTTAACCGCGTGATGAGTGTGGTCAGCGGTTACAGCCACGCCGAGATGATCGGCCAAACACCTCAAGCACTGGGCATTTGGACGCAAACCGAACAAATCGGTCATTTTGTCCGCGGACTCAACGAAAAGGTTACGTCCATAGTTTGGAAACCTCCTTCTGTGTGCGCGGGAGGACGGTCCCGGCGCTGGTTTCGGGCGAGCTGGTCGAGCTGGATGGGCGCCGCTGTGTGGTGATCAATAGCCAGGTAATCAAGCGGTTGAAGCGGACCGAGCAGGAGCTGATCGCGGCGCGCGAGGCGGCGCTCGCCGCCTCCAAGGCCAAGTCGCAGTTCCTGTCGAGCATGTCGCATGAAATTCGCACCCCGATGAACGCCGTGCTGGGGATGTCGGACCTGTTGGGGGAAACCGCGCTCGACCCCAAACAGCGCCGCTATTTGGATATCGTGTGTAACAATGGCGCGGCCCTGCTCGACTTGATCGATGACATTCTCGATCTGGCCAAGGTCGAGAGCGGCCAACTGATGCTCGAACGCGTGAGCTTCGATCTGCACGATGTGATCAACCGGGTAGTCGATACGATGGCGCTGCGGGCCAACCAGAAGCAGATCGAACTGGCGGCACGCGTCGCGCCCGGCGTCCCGGCGCAGGTGCTCGGCGATCCGCTGCGGCTGCGCCAGATCCTGATCAATCTGCTCGGCAACGCGATCAAGTTCACCGCGCGCGGCGAGATTGTCCTGACGCTCGAACCAGCGCCGCACCGCGCCAACCGGCAGCCGGTGGGAGCAAACGCCGTCGTGCTGCAGTTTTCCGTCGCCGATACCGGGATCGGGATCGCCGCCGACCAGATCGAGTCGATATTCAGCCCCTTTACACAGGCGGATTCGTCCACCACGCGGAAGTTTGGCGGCACCGGGCTCGGCCTCGCGATCGTGCAACGGCTGGTCGGATTGCACCGCGGCGAGATCAAAGTAGTGAGCGAGCCTGGATGCGGCAGCACCTTCAGCTTCACCGCCGAGTTCGGGCGGCCGCCAGTCGCACGCGATTTGCTGGAGGCGGTAGGGCAAGTGTTGGGCGGGACCAGCGTCAACGCCAACGACGAGGATCGCGAAGTCGCGGTTAGCGCCGGCGCCGGCACTGCCGTCGCCGGGATGAAGCCGCTGC
Encoded here:
- a CDS encoding ATP-binding protein, which encodes MRGRTVPALVSGELVELDGRRCVVINSQVIKRLKRTEQELIAAREAALAASKAKSQFLSSMSHEIRTPMNAVLGMSDLLGETALDPKQRRYLDIVCNNGAALLDLIDDILDLAKVESGQLMLERVSFDLHDVINRVVDTMALRANQKQIELAARVAPGVPAQVLGDPLRLRQILINLLGNAIKFTARGEIVLTLEPAPHRANRQPVGANAVVLQFSVADTGIGIAADQIESIFSPFTQADSSTTRKFGGTGLGLAIVQRLVGLHRGEIKVVSEPGCGSTFSFTAEFGRPPVARDLLEAVGQVLGGTSVNANDEDREVAVSAGAGTAVAGMKPLRILLADDSPDNRLLIAAYLEKTQFHLDEVADGVAAVEKFQQNHYDLVLMDIQMPKLDGYAATRAIRELERRATCCRQGPIPIIALTASAVGEAIDDAFEAGCDLHVAKPVKKLTLLTAIRQVMLKKSAQAARQPPATLDEKLSSAATSILEIVSERSAQSPRRTTLKALLA